The following nucleotide sequence is from Nitrospirota bacterium.
CAGGCTCAATACGTTCAAAGTGAACCTCGACTATTACTGCCACGCGCCTTTCGGGCATATAGGGGGAACGCTTGCGTATTTTCTCGTAGACGGCAAATCCGACAGGCTGCTCTATGCCCCCGGGCCGGTGAACGGCAGCAGAAACGGCTCTCCGGACAGCGCCGGTTTCATTTTCGAAGCCGACTATCTTCCCCTGGACAGGCTCAAAATTGCCCTGCAATACACGCTCTACAATAAGTACAACGGCGGCCGTTCGAACTACGACGGGTTCGGCAGGGACGCATCGGATAACAACACGCTGTATTTCGCGCTCATGCTCCTCCTGTAAGGTTCCCTCTTAAAGGCGGAAGGTCGGTCGGTCGGCTGTGCGCGACACCTGTCCCTGGAAAGACCGCCCGCGGGTATCCGCAGCCGTTGACGGCAGGGGCGCCGCCTTGGAGGGCGCAGCGGCCAGGACGGGGCCTTCGTCATCATTTACGGAGCCCTGGCGCAGCTCATCAATAATCGTTTCCTGCGTGCTCAGTGCATCCTTGAGGGAAGAGACGGTGGATTCCAGCGCCTCGATGCGGTCCTCCAGCCCCGGCGCTTTCTCGGGGGGAGCGTTGACAGGCTGCATCGCCAGAGCGGTGCCCATCAGAATGAACGCAAGAACGGCCACCGTTGCCCTGAACATGAGTCTCCTCCTTTCGGTGCGGCCCTTGCCGCCTTGGGGAGTCAATTTGTACTGGCCTGGATGCGCTTCAGGATATCCGCCGTCAGGACACATACATACCCCCTTGCGCGCCTTTCCTTGAGGGTTGCCTCGACCCACCGGCAGACGAAATCGAAGAAGGACGTGTTATGTGCCGCCGCGCTCGCGAGAAACCGCTCCCCGAGCATTTCCAGCTCCTGGTCCGAAACGATTGCTACGCGTTCCCCATCAAAACTGGCTATCTCCATGTCACCTGCCTCCTTTTCCAGGGTTTAGTATTTCCTGTCCACCGCCCCATGGGCGATGACCTTGCCGTTTGGGAGCAGCGGGGCGGACTCGAACCGCCTCCGGGTGGAGGGCTTTTCCCGGCCTCCTCCTGGAGCCGCCGCGGGGGGAGGGAGATTTCATCTTCCGGCCCGCCAGAATGTCTTTGCCTTCCTGCACTTCCCTCTCCAGCGCCCTGACTTCTGCCTCCAGCCGGGCGTCCCGCCGGGCCGTTTCCTTCCGGACGAGCTTCGTCAGGTCCTCGTCATGTCGGTCCATCCAGCGCTTCCTTTCCCCGCAAGGGAAATCATGCTCTCATTGTAAGTACGATGAAATCGTATGTCAACGACGAACAAGAAGGATTTTCGGGTCTGATTTACCTTTGTCGTACAAAAACTCCTATATTCTCGGATTCTTGCTTTTTCGTAATTCATTCCATATAATTAGGACATGGAGCGCAGCTTCGTCGAGCGTCTGAAAGAGGCGATGGACCGGAAGGGCATGAACCAGTATCAACTTGCCAGGGCCATCGACGCCCCCGTGACCACGGTGAACAGCTGGTTCACGGGGAAGGCCGAGCCCCGCCCCGAGTATCTGCAGAGAATCGTCAGGGAGCTTAACGTCTCGCCGGCCTGGCTCCTTTTCGGGGAGGCCGGCTTACGGTACGACCCGGATATCCTGCGTTCCGTCATCAGGGCCGTGGAGGAGCTGGAGCGCATGGAGGGACTGGACATCAGGCCCGAAAAGAAGGCGGAGCTTGTTACCATACTCTATGAGGAATCTCTCGAGGAAGAGAAGGGCGTGCAGACCGAAGAGGTGCAGGACATGATGCACCGCCTCCTCAGGCTGGCCACATGAAGCGCCGGAGCCGCGCGGAAGACATCCTTTCGGAGGCCCGGCGGGAAAAAAGCCGCCGTTTTGTGCTGCGGGCCGTGGTCGTTCTCATCCTGGCCGCGGCGGTGGCTGCTTCCTTTTACTACAAGCAGCGGGCCCAGAGGATAGTCGAGCTGGAGAAACAGGTAGAGCAGGGCAATGCAGCGCAGCATACCCTGGAGGAAGAAAACCAGGCCCTCCGCGAGAGCATCAAGGCCAGGGAGCTCCTGGCGGCCGAGGCCACCCTGTTCCCCGTGGAGGGGGTGCGCGTGCGGAACATGAACGGCTCCCTCATCGTGGACGGCCAGATCCGCAACATGAGCCGCTGGGAGGCCGGAGACATCGAGCTCACCCTTTACCTGGTGGACCGGGACATGAACGTCCTGCTCAAGGAGTCCTTCACCGCCACCTCCATGGACGGAGAGCCCCTGTCCCGGGGCCAGCGCCGCTACTTCAAGCACACGGTGGTGAACCCCCCGTCCGGGGCCACGGACGTCATCGTGCTGATAACGGACCTGGACGTGGCCCGTTGGAGCGCCGAAGAGAACCATGGGTTCTGAGGCGAGGAGAGTTTTCCGTAAAGCCGAACGGCGGGAGAAGACCGCGGAGAACAGGCACGCATCGGTCCCCGGGATGCAAGTGGAGAGAAGTACGAGGACGGACATTTTCCTCTTTTTTTACTCGACAGGTCCTTACCAGGCCGGGTGCCCCATCTGGAAGGGCTTGAGTCTTTCATCGTAGAGCCTGTTCCGATGCCCGTATGACGGGTGGCTGTTGCCAGCGTATGCCTTTCCAACGATAATAGGGCCATGGCACAGGCATACGGGGCAGGGTCGTGCGGGGTCGGCTTTCTCTGCGACATCCGGGGAGCAAGGAGCCACCGCGTGGTCAGCCTCGGCGTGACCGCCGTCAGGAACCTCACGCACCGGGGGGCGGTGGGGGCCGACGGGAAGACCGGAGACGGTGCCGGGGTGCTCATCGAGATTCCCCGCAAGCTCCTCCTTGCCGAGCTCTCCGCAGGCGGCATCGCGCCGTCAAGGCCCGAGGACCTGGCCGTGGGGATGCTCTTTCTTTCCTCCGATGTGCAGCGTTTCATCGAGGGCATAGTCGGGGAATTCGGCCTCAAGGTGCTCGCCTGGAGAGAGGTGCCCACGCGGGACACCGCCCTTGGGAAGGCGGCTCTGGCGGTTAGGCCGCGCATCCTCCAGCTTCTTCTTGACACGGGAGACGTTGGCGAGGCGGAACGGGACGTGCGCCTCTACTTCACTCGCCGGGCCATCGAGAAGCGCCACCCGGAAGTCCATGTGGCGTCGTTTTCCTCCCGGACCGTGGCTTACAAGGGGATGCTCGTGGCCACCCATCTCGAGGAGTTCTATCCGGACCTGGCCCATCCCCAGGTGGAAAGTGCCTTCGCGCTTTTTCACCAGAGGTTCTCCACCAATACGCTCCCGGAGTGGCGGCTCGCCCAGCCCGGAAGGGCGCTGGCACATAACGGGGAGATAAACACCATCCAGGGAAACAGAAACTGGATGGCCGCCCTGGCCGGAGAGTTGTGGCACGAGCGCTTTGAAGGCATGGATAGGGGGCTCGTGGCCCCCCTGGTCGCCGTCCAGGAGAGCGATTCGGCCTCGCTTGACCACGTGGTGGAGCTGCTCATGCTCGCGGGCTTCTCTCCGGAGCACGCCATCAACCTTGCCATCCCGCCCGTGTGGGAAACCGTGCCTCTTCCGCGGGAGGTGAAGGACTTTTTCGAGTACCAGTCCCTTCTCATGAAGCCCTGGGACGGCCCGGCGGCCGTGGTCTTCACCGACGGCCGGACCGTGGGGGCGCACATGGACAGAAACGGCCTGAGGCCCCTGAGGTACACACTCACCGAGGACGGCTTTCTCGTCTTGGGCTCCGAGGCGGGCATGGTGGAGGTCGAAAGCGCCATAAAGGAAAAGGGGAGGCTCGGGCCGGGGGATACGCTTTCGGTGGACCTTGCCGCCGGGAGGGTCCGGAAAACGGAGGAGATTCTTCGGTCCCTGGCCGCCCGCCGCCCCTATGGGCAGTGGCTTGAGAGCAGCCTCGTGAGAGCCGCGAAGCCCTCCCATGCCTCGGGGGAGAAGGAGCCCGGCCTCGGGAGGAAACAGGCGGCCATGGGTTATTCCAGGGAAGAAGTGGACATCGTTATCCGGGAGATGGCGGCCAATGCCAAGGAGTTTGTGTTCTCCATGGGAGACGACACCCCCCTTGCGCCGCTTTCGGAGAAGCCCCAGCTCCTCTTCCGCTACTTCAAGCAGCGGTTCGCTCAGGTGACCAACCCTCCCATCGACTCCGTCAGGGAGCGTCTGGTCATGTCCCTGAGGATGAACCTGGGGCGGAAGGGGAACTTTCTCGCCGAGGAGCCCGGCCACGCCCGGCGGCTGGCCATCTCCTCGCCGATTCTGACGCAAAACGTCCTCGACGGGATGGAAGCCCAGGACCGGGTTCCCGCGCAGCGGGTGAGCATCTGTTACCCGCGCGGGCAGGGGCTCGGGGCGGCCCTCGGGAGGGTGGGGCAGGAGGTGCTCGAGGCGGTCTCCCGGGGGGTGGAAATCCTCGTCCTTTCGGACCGGGAGCTGGGGGCGGAGAGGGTGGCCGTGCCTTCGCTTCTTGCCCTGGCCGCTTCCATGCGAAGCTTGGCGGGGGCGGGGCTTCTCGCCCGGGCGAGCATCGTTTTGGAGAGTGCCGAGGTCCGCGACGTCCCGCATCTGGCCTGCTTGGTGGGCTACGGAGCCTCGGCCGTGCATCCCTGGCTTGCCTACCGGAGCATCGAGGACCTCTCGGAGCGGGGCCACGTCCCCCTGGCTCCGGAGACGGCCTGTGCCCATTACAGGCAGGCCATGGAGGCCGGCCTTCTGAAGGTGATGGCCCGCATGGGCATATCCACCATAAACTCCTACCACGGCGCCCAGCTCTTCGACGCCGTGGGCCTCGCGGGGGATTTTCTCGATGAGTTTTTCCCCGGCACGCCCGGAGCGGTGCAGGTAGATGGGTTGAAGGAGGTGGAGGCCTCCGTCCTCACCCGCCATGCCCGGGCCTTCGACGGCCCGGAGCCTGCTTTGGAAAACGCCGGGACGATGCGCTTCCGCCCCGGGGGGGAGCGCCATGCGTGGTCGCCCCGGGCGGTGCGGGCCCTCATCGCGTTCGTCCGGGGCGGCTCCTACGAGGCCTATAGGGAGTTTGCACGGCTCTCGGAGGGGCCTCCCATCTTCCTTCGCCACCTGATGAGGTTCAGGGGCGGGGCACCCGTCCCAGTCGATGAGGTGGAAGGGGAAGGGGATATCATAAAGCGTTTCGTCACCGGGGCCATGTCCGTGGGCTCCCTCTCTCCCGAGACCCACGAGACCATCGCCCGGGCGTGCAACCGCCTGGGCATCCGGAGCAACAGCGGGGAGGGCGGGGAGGACCCCCGCCGCTACGGTACCGAGGCGGGCAGCGCCATCAAGCAGGTGGCCTCCGGAAGGTTCGGCGTGACGCCCGCGTACCTGGCCTCCGCCCGGGAGCTTGAAATCAAG
It contains:
- a CDS encoding helix-turn-helix domain-containing protein, producing the protein MERSFVERLKEAMDRKGMNQYQLARAIDAPVTTVNSWFTGKAEPRPEYLQRIVRELNVSPAWLLFGEAGLRYDPDILRSVIRAVEELERMEGLDIRPEKKAELVTILYEESLEEEKGVQTEEVQDMMHRLLRLAT
- the gltB gene encoding glutamate synthase large subunit; this encodes MAQAYGAGSCGVGFLCDIRGARSHRVVSLGVTAVRNLTHRGAVGADGKTGDGAGVLIEIPRKLLLAELSAGGIAPSRPEDLAVGMLFLSSDVQRFIEGIVGEFGLKVLAWREVPTRDTALGKAALAVRPRILQLLLDTGDVGEAERDVRLYFTRRAIEKRHPEVHVASFSSRTVAYKGMLVATHLEEFYPDLAHPQVESAFALFHQRFSTNTLPEWRLAQPGRALAHNGEINTIQGNRNWMAALAGELWHERFEGMDRGLVAPLVAVQESDSASLDHVVELLMLAGFSPEHAINLAIPPVWETVPLPREVKDFFEYQSLLMKPWDGPAAVVFTDGRTVGAHMDRNGLRPLRYTLTEDGFLVLGSEAGMVEVESAIKEKGRLGPGDTLSVDLAAGRVRKTEEILRSLAARRPYGQWLESSLVRAAKPSHASGEKEPGLGRKQAAMGYSREEVDIVIREMAANAKEFVFSMGDDTPLAPLSEKPQLLFRYFKQRFAQVTNPPIDSVRERLVMSLRMNLGRKGNFLAEEPGHARRLAISSPILTQNVLDGMEAQDRVPAQRVSICYPRGQGLGAALGRVGQEVLEAVSRGVEILVLSDRELGAERVAVPSLLALAASMRSLAGAGLLARASIVLESAEVRDVPHLACLVGYGASAVHPWLAYRSIEDLSERGHVPLAPETACAHYRQAMEAGLLKVMARMGISTINSYHGAQLFDAVGLAGDFLDEFFPGTPGAVQVDGLKEVEASVLTRHARAFDGPEPALENAGTMRFRPGGERHAWSPRAVRALIAFVRGGSYEAYREFARLSEGPPIFLRHLMRFRGGAPVPVDEVEGEGDIIKRFVTGAMSVGSLSPETHETIARACNRLGIRSNSGEGGEDPRRYGTEAGSAIKQVASGRFGVTPAYLASARELEIKMSQGAKPGEGGHLPLDKVTPYIASLRHCAPHMLLISPPPHHDIYSIEDLAQLVHDLKQANPEALVCVKLVAEAGVGTVAAGVAKAYADIVQISGCEGGTGAAALSSIKNAGSYWELGLAETQRVLVENGLRERITMRVDGGMRSGRDVVRAALLGAEEYGFGTAAMIAAGCVMARKCHLNTCPTGIATQEERLRARYTGTVEGVMAYFRALARDVRETLAGLGLRSMDEAIGRADLLAVLPTGAKTAAAAPGMAFPVRSARRRNDNPAPSRNDELVKELLPFIERGEHVERTYRIRNTDRSIPATLNYHIARLHGDRGLPEGTINLVFHGTAGQSFGAFNHRGLALTLVGEANDYVAKGMYGGRVVLRPPEELGEPHRHVIAGNTLLYGAVGGTFHASGTVGERFAVRLSGARAVVEGAGEHLCEYMTRGTVAVLGEAGHNIGSGMTGGVLFVRDEDGSVGDKINAAYVKAVALEDDESIALLRELLEAHRALTGSPLAAGLLADFPRAAGGFRKVLPL